Proteins encoded together in one Shewanella oneidensis MR-1 window:
- the pseB gene encoding UDP-N-acetylglucosamine 4,6-dehydratase (inverting), translating into MFDNKTILITGGTGSFGQKYTKTILERYKPKRLIIFSRDELKQYEMQQVFNAPCMRYFIGDVRDGERLKQAFKDVDFVIHAAALKQVPAAEYNPMECIKTNIHGAENVIRAAISNNVKKVIALSTDKAASPINLYGATKLASDKLFVAANNVVGDGKTRFAAVRYGNVVGSRGSVVPFFKQLIANGATSLPITHPDMTRFWITLQDGVDFVLKNFSRMQGGEIFVPKIPSIRITDLAAAYGPSLEQQIVGIRPGEKMHEVMCPGDDSHHTIEFDDHFVITPSIRFFGRETDFCTNALGEKGQTVPMGFEYNSGTNPHFLTQAEILKLDTVA; encoded by the coding sequence ATGTTTGATAATAAAACAATTTTGATTACGGGTGGCACGGGGTCATTTGGACAAAAATACACCAAAACCATTCTCGAACGCTATAAACCGAAGCGCTTGATCATTTTTTCCCGAGATGAATTAAAACAGTATGAGATGCAGCAAGTGTTTAACGCGCCATGTATGCGTTATTTTATCGGTGATGTGCGCGATGGGGAACGCCTGAAACAAGCCTTTAAAGATGTGGATTTTGTGATCCATGCCGCTGCACTTAAACAGGTTCCCGCTGCCGAATACAACCCGATGGAATGCATAAAAACCAATATCCATGGGGCCGAAAATGTGATCCGGGCCGCCATCAGTAATAATGTTAAGAAGGTCATCGCCCTCTCAACAGACAAAGCCGCGAGTCCTATTAACCTATATGGTGCGACTAAGTTGGCCTCCGATAAGCTGTTTGTCGCCGCCAATAACGTGGTGGGAGATGGCAAAACCCGATTCGCCGCAGTTCGCTATGGTAATGTCGTGGGGTCACGTGGTTCAGTCGTGCCATTCTTTAAACAACTGATTGCCAATGGTGCGACTTCGCTGCCCATTACGCATCCCGATATGACACGTTTTTGGATTACTCTTCAAGATGGTGTTGATTTTGTCTTAAAAAACTTCTCCCGTATGCAGGGCGGAGAGATCTTCGTACCCAAAATTCCTTCCATACGCATCACTGATCTTGCCGCAGCCTATGGGCCGAGTTTGGAGCAGCAGATTGTAGGTATTCGTCCCGGGGAAAAAATGCATGAGGTCATGTGTCCAGGGGATGACTCCCATCATACGATTGAATTTGATGACCACTTTGTCATCACGCCAAGTATTCGTTTTTTTGGGCGTGAAACAGACTTTTGTACCAATGCCTTAGGAGAGAAGGGGCAGACTGTGCCGATGGGATTTGAATATAATTCTGGCACTAATCCACATTTTTTAACACAGGCTGAAATTCTTAAACTGGATACCGTTGCATGA
- a CDS encoding IS5-like element ISSod6 family transposase — protein sequence MPRLMLTDARWEKLFHLMKSTGRVYDKPEHRQTFEGILYRLRTGIPWRDLPKEFGHWSTVFRRFHLWSKKGVLAHLFKALANLADIEWVFIDGSIVRAHQHSAGAATLSNESIGKSRGGHSTKIHLAVDSGGLPIYFELSEGQKHDITHAPSLIEHLKQVDTVIADKGYDSDAFRELIANKGGKSVIPRRRYKNTPQERVDWCLYRYRHLVENAFGRIKHYRAISTRYDKLARNYASMVSLAFMLMWLPMYC from the coding sequence ATGCCAAGACTTATGCTAACCGATGCACGCTGGGAAAAGCTATTTCATTTAATGAAAAGCACAGGCCGTGTTTATGACAAACCTGAACATAGACAAACATTCGAAGGTATTCTTTACCGCCTTAGAACAGGTATCCCTTGGCGAGATTTACCTAAAGAGTTCGGTCATTGGAGCACGGTCTTTAGACGGTTTCATTTATGGTCTAAGAAAGGCGTTCTAGCACATTTATTCAAGGCCTTAGCCAACCTTGCTGATATAGAATGGGTCTTTATTGATGGCTCGATAGTGCGGGCTCACCAGCACAGTGCAGGTGCAGCGACGCTAAGTAATGAGAGTATTGGTAAAAGTCGAGGCGGTCATTCAACCAAAATTCACTTAGCCGTCGACAGCGGAGGATTACCGATTTATTTCGAATTATCAGAAGGCCAAAAACACGATATTACACACGCCCCCAGCTTAATTGAGCACCTGAAGCAGGTTGATACCGTCATTGCAGATAAAGGTTATGACAGCGATGCTTTTCGTGAACTTATCGCCAATAAAGGCGGGAAATCTGTTATTCCAAGGCGCCGCTATAAGAATACACCTCAAGAAAGAGTCGATTGGTGCTTATATCGGTATCGACATTTAGTGGAGAATGCTTTTGGAAGAATTAAACACTATCGAGCAATATCAACAAGATATGACAAGCTAGCAAGAAATTACGCCAGTATGGTGTCACTGGCGTTTATGTTAATGTGGCTGCCGATGTATTGCTGA
- a CDS encoding 6-hydroxymethylpterin diphosphokinase MptE-like protein gives MQLQAHILNNFAISRFNEYYLPSINRHTFEGIDSKTLYNRRFRQSFSQQDKLHIVVGMDSGLLANYVLEQDLPIGSKFIFVELDEVMPLLVIDIPADKQSAISIVNEASFIELMEQDDIKVFLIKGQYEIHQSLGVASQHLDVYIALFNRIETKVQDDYFTHRIGFTQKIFFQTQLENIADNQTPAKILRNTFSGKTCLVIAGGPSLDEHIDWIKHNNDNLFIIAVSRIAGKLADNGISVDIITCVDPQDFSFDVSRDMFKLSHQTLLVNSYHVSHKILSQWNGPKAYLGQRYPWSGKHDHDNIITVGPTVTNSSIRLAIEMGFTTLLLSGVDYCYSKSGYSHAKGTVEASIGPSLGRNNKWVETYAGQPAETPIQLIHAMESLAEEAKTYPDISFINLSINAAKIEGIVHMPTTAIVLSSFTDKSVIEVINEATPDTEDDLNSAIQECSKAISQLETLRQLTKKALTLTKTLNEDPQDSCLTLDKINQIEEEINLHYATLSRLIKTYGYYEFSHFLTARNTDSWTQTHINEMTLNYYEAFNTICHDILELAKKSYDNLQFRQLELNSTSLTPLAPIWLKKTQSGRVYIWDKYHKHPTLSESEQVIWNELTEQFSQDITLVSPVYVEALNKASTAENIYTKIMTLYAMRNNQGLSITVENLLPFVDGNPELQRLYHLALALQLSLEQQYQQALDALLALPEDLCTEMELKHIILLALKLEKLDLAESTLVKILAYSDEYMPQYAHILKLCGKIQESVNVYLDYLKKYASDTQTWIKLGLFMIELGQAEGAHTAFSNALNADPSNQVAQHYVAELTRIMAEAQ, from the coding sequence ATGCAACTACAAGCCCACATTTTGAATAACTTTGCGATCAGTCGCTTTAACGAATACTACTTACCTAGTATTAACCGCCACACCTTTGAGGGTATTGACTCTAAAACCTTATACAATCGTCGTTTCAGACAATCGTTTTCTCAACAAGATAAGCTGCATATTGTGGTTGGAATGGATTCTGGACTACTGGCCAACTACGTGTTGGAGCAGGATCTCCCCATCGGCAGCAAATTTATTTTTGTTGAATTAGATGAAGTCATGCCCTTATTGGTCATCGATATCCCCGCAGACAAACAATCTGCAATCAGTATTGTTAATGAGGCCAGTTTTATTGAGTTAATGGAGCAAGATGACATAAAAGTCTTTTTAATCAAAGGCCAATATGAAATCCATCAATCCTTAGGCGTTGCATCCCAGCACTTAGATGTCTATATTGCCTTATTCAATCGCATCGAAACCAAAGTCCAAGATGATTATTTCACCCATAGGATCGGTTTTACCCAAAAAATCTTTTTCCAAACCCAGCTTGAAAATATTGCCGATAATCAAACACCAGCCAAAATACTACGGAATACATTTAGCGGAAAAACCTGCTTAGTCATTGCTGGCGGTCCTTCTCTTGACGAACATATCGATTGGATAAAACACAATAACGACAATTTATTTATTATCGCCGTTTCACGCATCGCGGGAAAATTGGCCGATAATGGCATATCCGTAGACATAATTACCTGCGTCGACCCTCAGGATTTTAGTTTCGACGTAAGCCGTGACATGTTTAAATTAAGCCACCAAACCTTGCTGGTAAATTCCTATCACGTTAGCCATAAAATCCTCTCCCAATGGAATGGCCCTAAAGCCTATTTGGGCCAACGCTATCCTTGGAGTGGCAAGCATGATCATGACAATATCATCACCGTAGGCCCAACGGTCACCAACAGCTCAATACGCCTTGCTATCGAAATGGGCTTTACTACCCTATTGCTAAGTGGTGTCGATTATTGCTATTCAAAATCCGGTTATAGTCATGCAAAAGGTACGGTTGAAGCCAGCATTGGTCCAAGTCTAGGCCGTAATAATAAATGGGTTGAAACCTACGCTGGTCAGCCAGCTGAAACTCCTATTCAGCTCATTCATGCAATGGAATCCCTTGCTGAGGAGGCCAAGACCTATCCTGATATTAGCTTTATTAATCTATCAATTAATGCAGCTAAAATTGAGGGTATTGTTCACATGCCAACAACGGCAATAGTGCTTTCATCCTTTACAGATAAATCCGTCATTGAGGTGATCAACGAGGCTACTCCCGATACTGAGGATGACTTAAACTCAGCAATACAAGAGTGCAGTAAAGCCATTAGCCAATTAGAAACATTAAGGCAGCTAACTAAAAAAGCACTTACGCTTACAAAAACACTGAATGAGGATCCGCAGGATTCCTGCTTAACGCTGGATAAAATCAACCAAATAGAAGAAGAGATTAATCTTCACTACGCCACACTGTCTCGGTTGATTAAAACCTACGGTTATTATGAGTTCTCACATTTTCTCACTGCAAGAAATACCGATAGTTGGACACAAACCCATATCAATGAAATGACGCTAAACTATTATGAAGCCTTCAATACGATATGCCATGATATTTTAGAACTCGCTAAAAAATCCTATGACAACCTTCAATTTCGACAACTCGAATTAAATTCCACCTCATTAACACCGCTTGCGCCCATTTGGTTGAAAAAAACTCAATCAGGCCGTGTTTATATTTGGGATAAATACCATAAACATCCTACATTATCTGAATCCGAGCAGGTGATATGGAATGAATTAACAGAACAATTTTCTCAGGATATTACCCTAGTAAGCCCAGTCTATGTTGAGGCATTAAATAAGGCGTCTACTGCGGAAAATATCTACACAAAAATCATGACGCTTTACGCCATGAGAAACAATCAAGGTCTATCGATAACAGTAGAAAACTTACTGCCATTCGTCGATGGCAATCCAGAATTGCAAAGACTGTATCACTTGGCTCTCGCGTTACAACTCAGCCTAGAGCAGCAGTATCAGCAAGCCTTAGATGCACTATTAGCATTACCTGAAGATCTCTGTACTGAGATGGAATTAAAACACATTATTTTGCTTGCGCTCAAACTTGAAAAACTCGATCTCGCCGAGTCAACCCTTGTCAAAATTTTGGCCTACAGTGACGAGTATATGCCGCAATATGCGCATATCCTTAAGCTATGCGGGAAAATTCAAGAGTCAGTCAACGTCTATCTAGACTACTTAAAAAAGTATGCATCAGACACCCAAACGTGGATAAAACTTGGCTTATTTATGATTGAACTTGGCCAAGCTGAAGGCGCACACACTGCGTTTAGCAATGCCCTCAATGCCGATCCGAGCAATCAAGTAGCACAACACTACGTGGCAGAACTCACCCGAATCATGGCTGAAGCACAATAA
- a CDS encoding DUF2947 domain-containing protein produces MSHTYIPLDTYRRKWIFNHKDLPVSDEDKTCILPLTDKSAMLVWNQWISNKSSRAEQFTKGDWAAKADAWTQTDHWQSAWDSEDNSLPEMLAEFIQWPEDTPVFFCYEKYQVIETRWDVFVRNWKCFLFFDDGPILISPKQKQAVMFEQNGQYKLGVRG; encoded by the coding sequence TTGTCACATACCTATATACCTTTAGACACCTATCGCCGTAAGTGGATTTTTAACCACAAAGACTTACCTGTAAGCGATGAAGACAAAACTTGTATCCTGCCATTAACGGATAAAAGTGCCATGCTGGTGTGGAATCAGTGGATTAGCAATAAGAGCAGCCGCGCCGAGCAATTTACTAAAGGGGATTGGGCGGCTAAAGCCGATGCATGGACACAAACAGATCATTGGCAAAGCGCATGGGATAGCGAGGATAACAGCCTACCCGAAATGTTAGCCGAGTTTATACAATGGCCTGAGGATACCCCTGTCTTTTTTTGCTATGAAAAATATCAGGTGATTGAAACTCGTTGGGATGTGTTTGTCCGCAATTGGAAGTGCTTTTTGTTCTTTGATGATGGTCCAATTCTGATCTCTCCAAAACAAAAACAAGCAGTCATGTTTGAACAGAACGGCCAATATAAATTAGGTGTTCGTGGCTAA
- a CDS encoding chalcone isomerase family protein, whose protein sequence is MKLLSTLTLTTALLFPLLTHAKEVSGVQVADSITLDAQTLQLNGVGVRSKFFMDLYVGSLYVPTHSNTTAEVINAPIAAIRLNITSGMITSEKMRDAIIEGFEYATADNTTDIQPQIDTFMALFKDEIKQGDQFTLVANKSRGVTAYKNGQEQATIEGEMFRQALLKIWLGEKPAQASLKEAMLGQ, encoded by the coding sequence ATGAAGTTACTCTCAACTCTGACGCTTACCACTGCTTTACTTTTCCCACTACTGACTCACGCTAAAGAGGTTTCCGGAGTCCAAGTTGCTGACAGTATCACGCTCGATGCTCAGACACTGCAATTAAATGGCGTGGGGGTACGTAGCAAATTTTTTATGGATTTGTATGTGGGGAGTCTGTACGTGCCAACCCACAGCAACACCACCGCCGAAGTAATCAATGCTCCGATAGCCGCGATTCGTCTCAATATCACCTCAGGAATGATCACCTCAGAGAAAATGCGTGATGCAATCATCGAAGGATTTGAGTATGCCACGGCCGATAATACCACGGATATTCAGCCTCAAATTGATACTTTTATGGCGCTATTTAAGGATGAAATTAAACAAGGCGACCAATTTACCTTAGTCGCCAACAAAAGCCGTGGTGTTACCGCCTATAAAAACGGTCAAGAACAAGCCACGATTGAAGGGGAAATGTTCCGCCAAGCCTTACTCAAGATTTGGTTAGGTGAAAAACCTGCCCAGGCAAGCCTCAAAGAAGCCATGCTGGGCCAATAA
- a CDS encoding DUF6268 family outer membrane beta-barrel protein, with protein sequence MPLLSYSVFAAEPRQEYKPFKVSVSQISTQSANVANGETELQRDSLLLNAGVTMPLSKQWSVGMRLGYDRLDYDWRNIRLTGANNTAALFSDAGASWENIDRYRASVSVNYRMDKHWSFMFSPQIQYAYADTASASNAQSYGVVASAMYAFESGNMLGVGVAYLNDIDEVRTLPYLAVSWQINDRWRLANPFQAGFSGPAGLELSYQFNPAWNVGLGNSRRTERFLIADDETVVETNEWVSYLRAGWRVTPAIALNLYAGYYFNGELEVTDEAALDLDNQGAAALDLEFRF encoded by the coding sequence ATGCCTTTGTTGAGTTACTCCGTTTTCGCAGCAGAGCCTCGTCAGGAATATAAGCCTTTTAAGGTTAGCGTATCGCAAATTAGTACCCAGAGTGCCAACGTAGCCAATGGTGAGACAGAGTTGCAGCGGGATAGCCTGTTACTTAACGCTGGCGTTACTATGCCCTTGAGTAAACAATGGTCCGTTGGGATGAGACTTGGCTACGACAGACTTGACTACGATTGGCGTAATATTCGTTTAACAGGCGCCAATAATACGGCGGCGTTGTTTAGTGATGCGGGTGCCTCTTGGGAAAATATTGACCGCTACCGTGCGAGCGTATCTGTTAATTATCGGATGGATAAGCATTGGTCATTTATGTTCTCGCCACAAATCCAATATGCTTATGCCGATACCGCGTCCGCCAGTAATGCACAGAGTTATGGTGTGGTTGCATCAGCAATGTATGCCTTTGAGTCGGGAAACATGCTAGGTGTTGGTGTGGCTTACTTGAACGACATAGATGAAGTGCGCACTTTGCCTTACCTTGCTGTGAGCTGGCAGATCAATGACCGCTGGCGTCTAGCAAACCCTTTCCAAGCTGGGTTTAGTGGGCCAGCAGGATTGGAACTCAGTTATCAGTTCAATCCCGCTTGGAACGTGGGTCTGGGGAATTCGCGCCGTACGGAGCGATTTTTAATTGCCGATGATGAAACGGTAGTCGAAACCAATGAATGGGTGAGCTATCTGCGAGCCGGTTGGCGTGTTACACCCGCAATCGCGTTAAATCTCTACGCGGGCTATTACTTTAACGGCGAATTAGAAGTGACCGATGAAGCAGCGCTTGATCTCGATAACCAAGGCGCAGCGGCCTTGGATCTCGAGTTCAGATTTTGA
- a CDS encoding TetR/AcrR family transcriptional regulator — MTQPSDIPLSRSEQKKQQVLVAAIDLFCRQGFPHTSMDEVAKLAGVSKQTVYSHYGSKDELFVAAIESKCVGHNLNDDLLSDPSQPEATITEFALQFGEMIVSPEAITVFKACVAQSESHPEVSRLFFEAGPKHIVGLMADYLVAVEALGRYRFTQPHHCAVRLCLMLFGELKLRLELGLEADNLVGEREQYIRGCAEMFLKAYRV, encoded by the coding sequence ATGACGCAGCCTTCTGATATCCCCTTGAGCCGAAGTGAGCAAAAGAAGCAGCAAGTGCTGGTAGCGGCGATTGATTTGTTTTGCCGTCAAGGTTTTCCCCATACCAGTATGGATGAAGTCGCTAAATTAGCGGGCGTTTCTAAGCAAACCGTTTATTCCCACTATGGCAGTAAAGATGAGCTGTTTGTGGCGGCGATTGAATCTAAATGCGTGGGTCACAATTTAAATGATGACTTGCTGAGTGATCCAAGCCAACCCGAAGCCACCATTACCGAGTTTGCCTTGCAATTTGGCGAGATGATTGTCAGCCCTGAGGCGATAACGGTGTTTAAAGCCTGTGTGGCACAATCGGAAAGCCATCCTGAAGTCTCACGCTTATTTTTTGAGGCTGGACCTAAGCATATTGTGGGGTTAATGGCCGATTATTTAGTCGCGGTAGAAGCACTTGGACGCTATCGATTTACTCAGCCACACCACTGTGCAGTACGTTTGTGTTTGATGCTATTTGGTGAGCTAAAACTAAGGTTAGAGCTTGGGCTGGAGGCAGATAACTTAGTGGGAGAACGTGAACAGTATATTCGCGGTTGTGCAGAAATGTTCCTAAAAGCTTATCGTGTTTAA
- a CDS encoding efflux RND transporter periplasmic adaptor subunit yields MDIAARRSWREFALCVIAATTLTACQKEVTEHATTAQLQNVITAPLRLSPSYQSEQVFTGTIRAGNTTGVGFELSGKLSELNVDSGANVHQGQVLAKLDTRLLEAERQEIQASLAQTQADVDLATSTLKRNLELKKSGYVSEQLLDETQTQLASLEAAKKRLLASQHANQLKLDKSHLLAPFDGIISQRQHNLGEVVAAGSPAFTLVGSMNTEAYIGVPVAIANQFSTGQNVKVSVHNQPFTAKIAGMSAEVNPISRTVQLRISLPEHAKVINGEIAYLHQQQTVEQAGYWVPISALIDGIRGRWNIYVAAQNSTTKSSDITQRHIERRDVDILYTTQDMAYIQGAIKGDEHYVTQGLHKLVVGQAVSTLATTR; encoded by the coding sequence ATGGACATAGCTGCCCGACGTTCTTGGCGTGAATTCGCCCTTTGTGTGATTGCCGCGACCACCTTAACCGCCTGCCAAAAAGAAGTCACTGAGCATGCCACCACAGCTCAGTTACAAAATGTCATCACCGCGCCTTTACGCTTATCGCCAAGTTATCAAAGTGAGCAAGTGTTCACTGGCACCATTCGCGCTGGTAACACGACAGGGGTTGGCTTTGAACTATCAGGAAAATTAAGTGAACTGAATGTCGATAGTGGAGCCAACGTCCACCAAGGGCAGGTTTTAGCCAAACTTGATACTCGCTTGCTTGAAGCCGAGCGCCAAGAAATCCAAGCAAGCTTAGCGCAAACTCAAGCTGATGTTGACCTTGCCACAAGCACGCTTAAGCGTAATCTAGAACTGAAAAAATCCGGTTATGTCTCAGAACAATTGCTCGATGAAACTCAAACCCAACTCGCCAGCCTAGAAGCGGCTAAAAAACGCCTGCTCGCCTCGCAGCATGCCAATCAACTTAAACTCGACAAATCACACTTACTCGCCCCCTTTGATGGCATCATCAGTCAGCGCCAACATAATTTAGGGGAAGTGGTTGCCGCGGGTAGCCCAGCCTTTACCTTAGTTGGCAGTATGAATACCGAGGCCTATATCGGTGTTCCCGTCGCCATTGCTAACCAATTCTCCACTGGCCAAAATGTCAAGGTTAGTGTACATAATCAGCCATTTACGGCAAAAATTGCGGGAATGAGTGCCGAAGTAAATCCCATTAGCCGCACTGTTCAATTGCGGATCAGTCTACCTGAACACGCCAAAGTGATTAATGGGGAAATAGCCTATTTACATCAACAACAAACCGTTGAACAAGCGGGTTATTGGGTACCGATTTCAGCACTGATTGATGGTATTCGAGGGCGCTGGAATATCTATGTGGCGGCTCAAAATTCAACAACCAAATCGTCAGATATCACTCAACGCCACATCGAGCGACGCGATGTCGATATCCTCTACACCACGCAGGATATGGCTTATATCCAAGGTGCTATTAAAGGCGACGAACACTATGTGACTCAAGGTCTACATAAGTTAGTCGTTGGCCAAGCCGTTTCCACACTCGCGACGACGAGGTAA